The DNA region CGTTTCCCCATTACTCTTTTGAGACAATTGGGGTATTTAATCATTTTTTGACCTACCGCGCCGAAAAAAGCTAAGTCCCTCTTTCTGTTTTGATTGCAGCATTATTGCCATTGTGATTATTGCTTTGCCAAGTATGATGGGCATTTTTCAAGAGGGCGATCGCCTCATCCACTGTCGGGACACAAACCGGAATATTGATATCTTCAGCATCAACCATATGGGGCACCATTGAATGCTCCGCCCAACTAATGAGCTCTTGCCACATCTCCCCGACCATAATGAAGGGCACAGAATGAATTGAACGAACTTGGAGCAGTTGCCAAATCATAAATGCTTCAAGGGTTGTACCAATGCCACCGGGTACTACTACAAACGCATCAGAGACCAAGGCGAAATGATGCAGTCGCGAGAAAAAAGTACGGTGCCGAAACACTTCTTCCACAAAAGGATTGATGTCTTGTTCAAACTCTAAATCGATATGAATTCCGATTGATTGCGTTTGATTATTTTCATCAGCGACCACACTTCCTTCATTGGCCGCTTCCATTAAGCCAGGGCCACCTCCCGTAACAATGTCACAACCGAGGTCGGTCAGTTCACTCGCAAGACGTTTGACATCCTGATAAATTGCTTCGTCTTTTGTCAGTCTCGCAGAGCCAAAAATTGTGACGCGGTAACGGTCTCGTTGCGGTGGCTGAATACTACTTAGACCATTAACAACTTGCCAGAGGGAGAGCACTGCTTCTTGAACGATTTCGTAGCTCATCTGCTGTTGGTTGAGGTTTGCAGATGGATTAACAGCATTATTACGGAAATTATT from [Leptolyngbya] sp. PCC 7376 includes:
- a CDS encoding LOG family protein; translated protein: MQNNFRNNAVNPSANLNQQQMSYEIVQEAVLSLWQVVNGLSSIQPPQRDRYRVTIFGSARLTKDEAIYQDVKRLASELTDLGCDIVTGGGPGLMEAANEGSVVADENNQTQSIGIHIDLEFEQDINPFVEEVFRHRTFFSRLHHFALVSDAFVVVPGGIGTTLEAFMIWQLLQVRSIHSVPFIMVGEMWQELISWAEHSMVPHMVDAEDINIPVCVPTVDEAIALLKNAHHTWQSNNHNGNNAAIKTERGT